In Desulfobacterales bacterium, the following are encoded in one genomic region:
- a CDS encoding UPF0175 family protein, with product MTQVLEIPDLNVSAQDLKIILAEALLAQGSISLGKAAQIAGYSERTFSELLLKKGVSPITFDDEHIAEDIRNA from the coding sequence ATGACCCAAGTCTTGGAAATACCTGATCTTAATGTGTCGGCCCAAGATCTCAAGATAATCCTTGCGGAAGCCTTGCTTGCACAAGGATCGATTTCCCTGGGAAAAGCCGCACAAATTGCAGGATACAGCGAACGCACCTTTTCTGAACTTCTGCTGAAAAAAGGGGTGAGCCCCATCACCTTTGACGATGAACATATAGCAGAAGATATTCGAAATGCCTGA
- a CDS encoding polysaccharide biosynthesis protein, with translation MFKDKTLLITGGTGTFGNAVLNRFLDTGIEEIRIFSRDEKKQDDMRKVYANPKLKFYIGDVRNGGSLRDAMVGVDFVFHAAALKQVPSCEFFPLEALNTNALGTENVLSTAIATQVERVIVLSTDKAVYPINAMGISKAMMEKLAVAKSRVAKDKPLISITRYGNVMASRGSVIPLFIEQIQAGRPITITDPAMSRFMMTIEDAVDLVVYAFENGNTGDIFVQKAAACTLETLAKALKSLLETDTPIEVIGTRHGEKLYETLLTREELSVAEDLGGYFRVPADNRDLNYSQYFSEGREEVTLQQDYNSHNTEQKDVEGMCELLLKLECVRQAMRGERVAA, from the coding sequence ATGTTTAAAGATAAAACACTTTTGATCACCGGCGGAACCGGGACTTTCGGCAATGCGGTTCTAAATCGTTTTCTGGACACGGGCATCGAAGAAATCCGCATCTTCAGCCGCGACGAAAAAAAACAGGACGACATGCGAAAGGTCTATGCCAACCCGAAACTGAAATTTTATATCGGAGATGTCCGTAACGGCGGAAGTCTGCGTGACGCAATGGTGGGTGTTGATTTCGTCTTTCATGCGGCGGCGCTGAAGCAGGTGCCGTCCTGCGAGTTTTTTCCGCTTGAAGCGCTGAATACCAATGCCCTCGGAACGGAAAATGTGCTTAGCACGGCGATCGCCACCCAGGTGGAGCGGGTGATCGTGCTCAGCACAGACAAAGCGGTGTATCCGATCAATGCCATGGGGATTTCCAAGGCGATGATGGAGAAACTGGCCGTGGCAAAATCCCGCGTGGCAAAGGATAAGCCGCTGATTTCGATCACGCGCTATGGCAATGTCATGGCCAGCCGGGGGTCGGTGATTCCTCTTTTCATCGAGCAGATTCAGGCGGGCCGGCCGATTACGATTACCGACCCGGCCATGAGCCGCTTTATGATGACCATCGAGGATGCGGTGGACCTGGTGGTGTATGCCTTTGAAAACGGAAATACCGGGGATATTTTCGTTCAAAAGGCCGCGGCCTGCACCCTTGAGACCCTGGCCAAGGCGCTTAAAAGCTTGTTGGAAACAGATACCCCCATCGAGGTGATCGGCACGCGCCATGGGGAGAAGCTGTATGAAACCTTGCTGACACGCGAGGAATTGTCGGTGGCCGAGGATCTGGGGGGCTATTTCCGGGTGCCGGCGGACAACCGGGATCTGAATTATTCACAGTATTTCAGCGAGGGCCGCGAGGAAGTCACCCTGCAACAGGATTATAACTCTCACAATACGGAACAAAAGGATGTGGAAGGGATGTGTGAGCTGTTATTGAAGCTGGAATGCGTGCGGCAGGCGATGCGGGGGGAACGGGTCGCTGCCTGA